CTTCAAACATCGATGTATATAGTGAATATACTGCATTTCCAGTTGAAAATCGTGAATTATTTAAAAATGGCTTAACAACTATCGTGCCGATCATTGGTGGTGGAGAGCGTTTAGGAACTTTAATTTTAGCAAGAGTACAAGAACAATTTGAAGATGAAGATTTAATTCTTGCTGAATATGGAGCTACTGTTGTAGGTATGGAGATTCTGCGTGAAAAAGCTGAAGAAATCGAAGAGGAAGCACGAAGCAAAGCGGTTGTACAAATGGCTATCAGTTCTCTATCATACAGTGAATTAGAAGCGATTGAACATATATTTGAGGAATTAAGCGGAAATGAAGGTCTTTTAGTAGCTAGTAAAATAGCTGATCGTGTTGGAATTACAAGATCTGTAATTGTAAATGCATTACGTAAGCTAGAGAGTGCTGGTGTTATTGAATCCCGATCTCTAGGGATGAAAGGAACATATATAAAAGTTCTTAATGCGAAATTCTTAGTTGAATTAGAGAAATTAAAAACAAATTAACAAAAAAAGGCACTTTGAGGATCCTCAAAGTGCCTTTTTTGTGTTTTTATAATCTTTTATAGATTAATCTCACCTTACTTTATAGTGTTTATTTACATTTCAATAATAGTTTACTTAATGAATAATTATACAGATTATGTACTGAAATTGGAAAAAATAATATGTAGGGAATTGTCGAATTATATGTTACGTTATTTATGTGCCAGAAATACCTCTTTATTAAGATACTGTTAGGCTTTCGTTGATATAATGCGAATAGTTCAATAGTCCTCATTTTAAATTAGATAGAAAATCCGACTTTTTTTTACAAAACCTTAATAGACTTTAAGACTAATATTTCATACAATGAGTAAGAAGAAAACACATATTTCGACATTATACGATACGTATGTACTTTACATTTTGTGAGGGGATATTATGAAATTATTTTCAAATACAATAAATAGTTTAGAAACCGCAATTTCTCAATCAACTGCTAAGCAAAAGGTTATCTCTAATAACATTGCCAATGTTGATACCCCGAATTATAAAGCTCAAGAGGTTCGGTTTAATACTGCATTATCAAATGAGATGCAAAAACTTCAGGCTACAAAGACAAACGCCAAACATTTTGAATTTGGTGGTTCTGATACATCAAGCTTTAAAATCGTTTCAAGAAATAACACCAATTATCATCATAATGGAAATAATGTTGACATTGATTCTGAAATGACAGAAATGGCAAAAAATCAAATTCAATATAATGCACTAATCGAAAGAATAAGTGGGAAATTTAACTCACTAAAAACAGTGATTAAAGGTGGCAGATAAATATGTCTATTTTTCATTCAATAAACACATCTGGTTCGGCATTAACTGCTCAGCGGGTTAGAATGGACGTTATTTCTTCGAATATGGCTAATATGGACACAACCAGAGGAGAATTCATTGATGGTGAGTGGCAACCATATCGCAGAAAAATGGTTGTCACTCAGCCCCAAGGAAACAGTTTTTCCTCTTTTCTTAATAAGGCAATGGGCTTCAGGCTCATCAGCAAAAGCCGATGGGGTAAAAGTAACGGAAATTGTCGAAGATGATACTCCATTTGAACTAATCTATGACCCAGAGCATCCGGACGCTAATGATGAAGGCTATGTCGCGATGCCGAATGTAGATCCTTTAAAGGAAATGGTTGATCTTATTAGTAGCACTCGATCATATGAAGCGAATGTTACGGCAATGAATGCTTCTAAAGGGATGCTAATGAAAGCATTAGAAATTGGGAAATAGGTGATTAGAAATGATTAATAGTATTAGTCCATTCCAAGTAACAACTACTCAGCCTGTTCAACCTAAGGCTATCAATATAACAAATAGTAAGACGGAAAATAAAACTAGTTTTGCAGAAACTTTAAAGCAATCTATTAATGAGATCAATAAAGCACAACTTGAATCAGATAAAATGACAGAGGCTC
This Metabacillus endolithicus DNA region includes the following protein-coding sequences:
- the flgB gene encoding flagellar basal body rod protein FlgB produces the protein MKLFSNTINSLETAISQSTAKQKVISNNIANVDTPNYKAQEVRFNTALSNEMQKLQATKTNAKHFEFGGSDTSSFKIVSRNNTNYHHNGNNVDIDSEMTEMAKNQIQYNALIERISGKFNSLKTVIKGGR
- the fliE gene encoding flagellar hook-basal body complex protein FliE, which translates into the protein MINSISPFQVTTTQPVQPKAINITNSKTENKTSFAETLKQSINEINKAQLESDKMTEALASGKNVELHDVMIASQKSSITLLTAIEVRNKAIEAYQEMMRMQV
- the codY gene encoding GTP-sensing pleiotropic transcriptional regulator CodY, producing MALLQKTRKINAMLQRAAGKPVNFKEMAEKLSEVIEANIFVVSRRGKLLGFAVNQLIENERMKKMLEDRQFPEGYTNNLFNITETSSNIDVYSEYTAFPVENRELFKNGLTTIVPIIGGGERLGTLILARVQEQFEDEDLILAEYGATVVGMEILREKAEEIEEEARSKAVVQMAISSLSYSELEAIEHIFEELSGNEGLLVASKIADRVGITRSVIVNALRKLESAGVIESRSLGMKGTYIKVLNAKFLVELEKLKTN